In Methanobacterium sp., the sequence GGGCATTGAAAATAATCAAAGAAGATTACAGGATTTTACCTTTTGCTAAACGATGGCTTCAAGGCAGGTTCAGTGAACACCATTTAAATGCAGCGATGCGGATGCTCATCTCATCAAGAGCTGTTTTTCCTTACCACGTGCTTCGTGAAAAAAGTAATGCTGTAGTTGCGCAGTCTGAGCATACTGTAATTGTGGAAAAAGATGGATGTTTTGTTATAACGGAATAGGGTGCTATTTTAGTTACTTTTTCCCTCACTATCTCTTCTGCAGCATCCACCACCAGATCCTGCATCAAAATCACTGAAGAAGTCACCGAAAGAATCAAAATTATCAAGTAAAGAAATATCTAAAAAATCAAAGCTTTTAGGATCTCCTTGATCATCCAAAAAATCAACGGGCACAGTATACATGTAATAATAGTAATAATCACTTGTTTTAGCTGCTGGTTTTATATATGATAACATTCTATTGAATTTTTTTATATCCTCAATATCATAAGTCTTTGTAAGAAGAATATGGGATCCCATAACAGATAAATATGCCTTTGCGCGTCCAAGGTCTTCTTTTATCCATTTATCAAGATACTTTGCTTCATTTAGAAGTTCCATTATCATTGATTTTAATTCCACCCCTTTATCAGTTAAGACATAGGTATTATATGGAAGAAGAGCTAACAGCATCTTTCTCTGCTTTATAAGATAACCTTTATCAACTAAATGGCCTCTTACGTATATATTTTTATAATCTGAAGATGTAAGTCGTTTAAAAAGTGTTTTTATAAATTCTTTTAGCTCCAATTCATTATTATCAATAATTCTCATTAAAATTTCTTCATGAGGCTTAAAATCTGATTTATATGACTTATTAATGCTTATAAATGTAGTTTTATAGTTATTTTTTGAAAACCGAGACTCAAAATACTCCATGTTCACATTAAGCGCTTTTTTTAAAATAAGATCCATCAAAGTTAGCTTTATCATCTCAGTTCCATTAGAATCTGGAGATGTTATTATTAAAGATTCTGCAGGAGTTAAATCCAAAGATTCCATTTATACAAACTCCAATTAGCATTTAAAACAACAATTTAGTTTTTAATTAACTTTAAAGCTGCTTTTATCTTCTTATTACCTTCATTATCATTAATTTCATGATATAAAATCTCTGCCTGCTTCCAGTATTTCATTGCAGTACTTATTTTACCTTCTTCTCCATATATATGGCCAATATTGTATAATGCCTCTGCAGCATCGGCTTTATTATTTATATTAATGGAATATTCATAAGCTCTGTTAAAATAAATTAATGCCCTTTCTGGATTATTCTGGCGCATATTCATTGTTCCTTTGAGCATAAAATTAGATATCTTTGTTTTTCTTTCATTTGCACGTATTCTGTGATATAATAAGATAATGCCGCCATAGGCAAGAAACATAGCTCCTAAAAGTATAAGTGCGTCCATTTTAATCATATATGAGTATTATGCTTTGAAATAAAAGCTTATTTTCAAAAAATAAAAAGTGGTAGGAATAATTCCTACTTTTCAGTTCTTTGCTTAGTAATTTGCAAGTGGGTCTTCTTTTTCTGTACTTGCTTTGTATGGGACAGGTAATCCCATTGCTATCCGGTCATCGATTGTTTTCTGGTTTTTGGTTTTTTTATCTGTTGCAAGTTTTTCAAGTAATCCCATGCCAGGTTTTACGTTCTCCATAGGTTTGGTTTCAATTAAACCTGCATCAACAGCTAATTTGAATACACTTTCACCGGCATCAGTACGTGTAAGTACTGTTGACCAGCCGTCTGGTGAACCTACAGAACCTGTTGAAACATCTGCTAATTCTGCAACGTAGTCAAGACAGACATTACATCCGTTTTGTTCGTATCCGTGTGTTTCTTTAAGTGGGATGCTTAATTCTTCATCTGCTGTGTATACCCAGAATTTACCTTTACCTATATCCATTTTTTCAACCAGATCTGGGCTAACTCCCATTTTTTCTGATATGAATGTTCGGAGTGATTCAAATGGGAAGTTTTCCATGCAGTAA encodes:
- the frhB gene encoding coenzyme F420 hydrogenase subunit beta, with translation MVLGTYKEALSARSTDKQIQKISQDGGIVTALLSFALDEKIIDGAVVAGPGKNMWKPEPMVAMTSDEILAAAGTKYTFSPNVWALKEAVRQYGLEKVGTVAIPCQTMGIRKMQSYPFGVRFVADKIALLIGVYCMENFPFESLRTFISEKMGVSPDLVEKMDIGKGKFWVYTADEELSIPLKETHGYEQNGCNVCLDYVAELADVSTGSVGSPDGWSTVLTRTDAGESVFKLAVDAGLIETKPMENVKPGMGLLEKLATDKKTKNQKTIDDRIAMGLPVPYKASTEKEDPLANY